The following are encoded together in the Ooceraea biroi isolate clonal line C1 chromosome 2, Obir_v5.4, whole genome shotgun sequence genome:
- the LOC105283389 gene encoding integrin beta-PS isoform X1: MTRCWTTGCFFLFLMAMQHLAPVSARRIRDREAVCESQQSCASCLQAPRCAWCSMTASGQNTSVPLLRCVSRETYLKEGRSWCPESDVVYYNNTEETLEDLPLSSDKKNSVQVQPQRMQLRLRRGEEHRLTLRYSQAEDYPVDLYYLMDLSASMEPYRNDLSELGSLLAETMLNLTSNFRIGFGSFVDKVILPMTNTQPDKLESPCTLDIGKCAPPYNYKNQMPLTENVTLFKDQVQAAPISGNLDGPEGGLDAMMQVMVCTKKIGWRQKARHLIVFSTDAVFHIAGDGKLAGIIEPNDCLCHLDESGFYSHSLLQDYPSISQLNRKAREYDMSIIFAVPDHKNGTYQRLSRRISGSSTGTLRKDSKNVADLVKKEYEKLVDSVVLIDTAPKVLDIKYFSRCLNKTGELLERRQCDGIRTGNVIEFEIVLKVVECPKDPKDWRQTVEIKPRGLNESLIIDLEMICDCPCERQGHPGFRPNATECKESGTSMCGICSCNPGFYGKQCECEGNEMGAGNLISMADCKPDNQTTEICSGRGTCKCGVCDCDKRPHNPQEMFYGKYCECDNFSCKRSGGQLCGGRGKCECGTCNCLPEWSGETCDCKETNSTCMPPGGNAEICSGRGRCICGNCHCQELQNIRYSGQYCEECPLCPGQRCEELKNCVECTVHKTGPYANNGKCVCVHEIETVDVVEEDPVKDEQTGARICRTPGDAGCTFVFKYQYHREGTGGDIKIFKIQAEKEKTCPKPINVFGVALGVVVSTVIIGFLILLIWKIVTMIHDRREYVRFEKERALAKWDRGENPLYKQATSTFSNPTFDRNT; encoded by the exons ATGACACGCTGCTGGACGACGGGGTGCTTCTTTCTGTTCCTGATGGCGATGCAGCACCTCGCGCCCGTATCCGCGCGGCGCATCCGGGACCGGGAGGCGGTTTGCGAGTCCCAGCAGAGCTGCGCGAGCTGCCTGCAAGCACCGCGCTGTGCATGGTGCTCCATGACg GCATCCGGGCAGAATACGAGCGTTCCTTTACTACGTTGCGTATCGAGAGAGACATATTTGAAGGAAGGCCGTTCTTGGTGTCCAGAATCGGACGttgtgtattataataatacggAGGAGACTCTCGAGGATCTACCGTTGTCCTCCGACAAGAAGAACTCAGTGCAAGTCCAACCCCAAAGGATGCAGTTGCGTCTCAGGCGAG GAGAGGAACATCGCCTGACGCTGAGATACAGCCAAGCCGAGGATTACCCCGTGGATTTGTATTATCTCATGGATTTGTCTGCATCCATGGAGCCGTACAGAAATGATCTGTCGGAACTCGGATCGCTATTGGCGGAGACCATGCTAAACCTCACGTCGAATTTCCGCATCGGTTTCGGCAGTTTCGTAGACAAGGTCATTTTACCGATGACTAACACGCAGCCTGATAA atTGGAGTCTCCCTGCACGTTGGACATTGGAAAATGTGCACCACcctacaattataaaaatcagatGCCTCTTACAGAGAATGTCACTCTATTTAAG GACCAGGTACAAGCGGCGCCGATATCGGGCAATTTGGACGGTCCCGAAGGCGGGCTGGACGCGATGATGCAGGTCATGGTATGCACCAAGAAAATCGGCTGGCGCCAAAAAGCACGTCACCTTATCGTGTTCTCGACCGACGCGGTGTTCCATATCGCCGGCGACGGTAAA CTTGCAGGGATAATCGAGCCGAATGACTGCTTATGCCACTTGGACGAGAGCGGATTTTACTCTCACTCACTTCTACAGGATTACCCGTCGATCTCCCAG CTGAACAGAAAAGCGCGTGAATACGACATGAGCATTATATTCGCCGTGCCTGATCACAAGAATGGAACCTATCAGCGATTGAGTCGGCGTATCAGTGGATCGTCCACAGGAACTTTGAGAAAAGACTCGAAAAACGTTGCCGACTTAGTGAAGAAGGAGTATGAa AAATTAGTGGACTCGGTGGTGCTGATTGACACGGCACCAAAGGTGCTcgacattaaatatttctctcgaTGTTTGAACAAGACGGGAGAATTGTTAGAACGGCGGCAATGCGATGGAATTCGTACAGGCAATGTTATCGAGTTTGAAATCGTGCTCAAG GTTGTGGAATGTCCCAAGGATCCGAAGGATTGGCGTCAAACCGTGGAGATCAAACCCCGTGGCTTGAACGAGAGCTTGATCATCGATTTGGAGATGATCTGCGATTGCCCGTGTGAGAGACAAGGACATCCG GGATTTCGACCAAACGCTACGGAGTGCAAGGAGAGTGGCACGTCCATGTGCGGCATTTGTTCCTGCAATCCTGGTTTTTACGGCAAGCAGTGCGAGTGCGAGGGGAATGAGATGGGCGCCGGAAACTTGATCTCGATGGCCGACTGCAAACCAGACAATCAGACCACCGAGATCTGCAGCGGCCGCGGCACATGCAAGTGCGGCGTCTGCGACTGCGACAAACGGCCGCACAATCCGCAGGAAATGTTCTACGGCAAGTATTGCGAGTGCGACAACTTCTCGTGCAAACGCAGCGGTGGCCAG CTCTGCGGCGGACGCGGCAAGTGCGAGTGCGGTACCTGCAATTGCCTGCCGGAATGGAGTGGCGAAACGTGCGACTGTAAGGAGACCAACAGCACGTGCATGCCGCCGGGCGGAAACGCTGAAATTTGCAGCGGACGCGGTCGCTGCATCTGCGGTAATTGCCATTGCCAAGAACTGCAAAACATCCGATACTCTGGACAATACTGCGAGGAGTGCCCT TTGTGTCCAGGACAACGATGCGAAGAGCTGAAGAATTGCGTGGAGTGTACGGTGCACAAGACAGGACCGTACGCAAATAACGGCAAGTGCGTGTGCGTACACGAAATCGAAACG GTCGACGTTGTCGAAGAAGATCCTGTGAAAGACGAGCAGACTGGCGCCCGCATATGTCGAACACCCGGTGATGCAGGTTGCACGTTCGTctttaaatatcaatatcacAGAGAAGGTACAGGCGGAGATATCAAAATCTTCAAGATCCAAGCGGAGAAGGAGAAAACCTGTCCGAAGCCCATCAACGTTTTTG GTGTTGCGCTGGGCGTCGTCGTCAGCACCGTAATCATCGGTTTCCTGATTCTCCTCATTTGGAAGATCGTCACGATGATCCACGACAGGAGAGAATACGTCAGGTTTGAGAAGGAGCGCGCCCTCGCCAAATGGGACAGG GGGGAGAATCCACTTTACAAACAAGCGACGTCGACTTTCTCTAATCCGACATTCGACAGAAATACTTAG
- the LOC105283389 gene encoding integrin beta-PS isoform X3 — protein MQLRLRRGEEHRLTLRYSQAEDYPVDLYYLMDLSASMEPYRNDLSELGSLLAETMLNLTSNFRIGFGSFVDKVILPMTNTQPDKLESPCTLDIGKCAPPYNYKNQMPLTENVTLFKDQVQAAPISGNLDGPEGGLDAMMQVMVCTKKIGWRQKARHLIVFSTDAVFHIAGDGKLAGIIEPNDCLCHLDESGFYSHSLLQDYPSISQLNRKAREYDMSIIFAVPDHKNGTYQRLSRRISGSSTGTLRKDSKNVADLVKKEYEKLVDSVVLIDTAPKVLDIKYFSRCLNKTGELLERRQCDGIRTGNVIEFEIVLKVVECPKDPKDWRQTVEIKPRGLNESLIIDLEMICDCPCERQGHPGFRPNATECKESGTSMCGICSCNPGFYGKQCECEGNEMGAGNLISMADCKPDNQTTEICSGRGTCKCGVCDCDKRPHNPQEMFYGKYCECDNFSCKRSGGQLCGGRGKCECGTCNCLPEWSGETCDCKETNSTCMPPGGNAEICSGRGRCICGNCHCQELQNIRYSGQYCEECPLCPGQRCEELKNCVECTVHKTGPYANNGKCVCVHEIETVDVVEEDPVKDEQTGARICRTPGDAGCTFVFKYQYHREGTGGDIKIFKIQAEKEKTCPKPINVFGVALGVVVSTVIIGFLILLIWKIVTMIHDRREYVRFEKERALAKWDRGENPLYKQATSTFSNPTFDRNT, from the exons ATGCAGTTGCGTCTCAGGCGAG GAGAGGAACATCGCCTGACGCTGAGATACAGCCAAGCCGAGGATTACCCCGTGGATTTGTATTATCTCATGGATTTGTCTGCATCCATGGAGCCGTACAGAAATGATCTGTCGGAACTCGGATCGCTATTGGCGGAGACCATGCTAAACCTCACGTCGAATTTCCGCATCGGTTTCGGCAGTTTCGTAGACAAGGTCATTTTACCGATGACTAACACGCAGCCTGATAA atTGGAGTCTCCCTGCACGTTGGACATTGGAAAATGTGCACCACcctacaattataaaaatcagatGCCTCTTACAGAGAATGTCACTCTATTTAAG GACCAGGTACAAGCGGCGCCGATATCGGGCAATTTGGACGGTCCCGAAGGCGGGCTGGACGCGATGATGCAGGTCATGGTATGCACCAAGAAAATCGGCTGGCGCCAAAAAGCACGTCACCTTATCGTGTTCTCGACCGACGCGGTGTTCCATATCGCCGGCGACGGTAAA CTTGCAGGGATAATCGAGCCGAATGACTGCTTATGCCACTTGGACGAGAGCGGATTTTACTCTCACTCACTTCTACAGGATTACCCGTCGATCTCCCAG CTGAACAGAAAAGCGCGTGAATACGACATGAGCATTATATTCGCCGTGCCTGATCACAAGAATGGAACCTATCAGCGATTGAGTCGGCGTATCAGTGGATCGTCCACAGGAACTTTGAGAAAAGACTCGAAAAACGTTGCCGACTTAGTGAAGAAGGAGTATGAa AAATTAGTGGACTCGGTGGTGCTGATTGACACGGCACCAAAGGTGCTcgacattaaatatttctctcgaTGTTTGAACAAGACGGGAGAATTGTTAGAACGGCGGCAATGCGATGGAATTCGTACAGGCAATGTTATCGAGTTTGAAATCGTGCTCAAG GTTGTGGAATGTCCCAAGGATCCGAAGGATTGGCGTCAAACCGTGGAGATCAAACCCCGTGGCTTGAACGAGAGCTTGATCATCGATTTGGAGATGATCTGCGATTGCCCGTGTGAGAGACAAGGACATCCG GGATTTCGACCAAACGCTACGGAGTGCAAGGAGAGTGGCACGTCCATGTGCGGCATTTGTTCCTGCAATCCTGGTTTTTACGGCAAGCAGTGCGAGTGCGAGGGGAATGAGATGGGCGCCGGAAACTTGATCTCGATGGCCGACTGCAAACCAGACAATCAGACCACCGAGATCTGCAGCGGCCGCGGCACATGCAAGTGCGGCGTCTGCGACTGCGACAAACGGCCGCACAATCCGCAGGAAATGTTCTACGGCAAGTATTGCGAGTGCGACAACTTCTCGTGCAAACGCAGCGGTGGCCAG CTCTGCGGCGGACGCGGCAAGTGCGAGTGCGGTACCTGCAATTGCCTGCCGGAATGGAGTGGCGAAACGTGCGACTGTAAGGAGACCAACAGCACGTGCATGCCGCCGGGCGGAAACGCTGAAATTTGCAGCGGACGCGGTCGCTGCATCTGCGGTAATTGCCATTGCCAAGAACTGCAAAACATCCGATACTCTGGACAATACTGCGAGGAGTGCCCT TTGTGTCCAGGACAACGATGCGAAGAGCTGAAGAATTGCGTGGAGTGTACGGTGCACAAGACAGGACCGTACGCAAATAACGGCAAGTGCGTGTGCGTACACGAAATCGAAACG GTCGACGTTGTCGAAGAAGATCCTGTGAAAGACGAGCAGACTGGCGCCCGCATATGTCGAACACCCGGTGATGCAGGTTGCACGTTCGTctttaaatatcaatatcacAGAGAAGGTACAGGCGGAGATATCAAAATCTTCAAGATCCAAGCGGAGAAGGAGAAAACCTGTCCGAAGCCCATCAACGTTTTTG GTGTTGCGCTGGGCGTCGTCGTCAGCACCGTAATCATCGGTTTCCTGATTCTCCTCATTTGGAAGATCGTCACGATGATCCACGACAGGAGAGAATACGTCAGGTTTGAGAAGGAGCGCGCCCTCGCCAAATGGGACAGG GGGGAGAATCCACTTTACAAACAAGCGACGTCGACTTTCTCTAATCCGACATTCGACAGAAATACTTAG
- the LOC105283389 gene encoding integrin beta-PS isoform X2: MINNSVLCSAKYVKEKRCLALVRFVVYQNLVKVYLIIFPSLLCKASGQNTSVPLLRCVSRETYLKEGRSWCPESDVVYYNNTEETLEDLPLSSDKKNSVQVQPQRMQLRLRRGEEHRLTLRYSQAEDYPVDLYYLMDLSASMEPYRNDLSELGSLLAETMLNLTSNFRIGFGSFVDKVILPMTNTQPDKLESPCTLDIGKCAPPYNYKNQMPLTENVTLFKDQVQAAPISGNLDGPEGGLDAMMQVMVCTKKIGWRQKARHLIVFSTDAVFHIAGDGKLAGIIEPNDCLCHLDESGFYSHSLLQDYPSISQLNRKAREYDMSIIFAVPDHKNGTYQRLSRRISGSSTGTLRKDSKNVADLVKKEYEKLVDSVVLIDTAPKVLDIKYFSRCLNKTGELLERRQCDGIRTGNVIEFEIVLKVVECPKDPKDWRQTVEIKPRGLNESLIIDLEMICDCPCERQGHPGFRPNATECKESGTSMCGICSCNPGFYGKQCECEGNEMGAGNLISMADCKPDNQTTEICSGRGTCKCGVCDCDKRPHNPQEMFYGKYCECDNFSCKRSGGQLCGGRGKCECGTCNCLPEWSGETCDCKETNSTCMPPGGNAEICSGRGRCICGNCHCQELQNIRYSGQYCEECPLCPGQRCEELKNCVECTVHKTGPYANNGKCVCVHEIETVDVVEEDPVKDEQTGARICRTPGDAGCTFVFKYQYHREGTGGDIKIFKIQAEKEKTCPKPINVFGVALGVVVSTVIIGFLILLIWKIVTMIHDRREYVRFEKERALAKWDRGENPLYKQATSTFSNPTFDRNT, from the exons atgataaataatagcGTGCTTTGTAGCGCCAAGTatgttaaagaaaaaaggTGCTTGGCTTTAGTTAGGTTTGTTGTATATCAGAATTTAGTCAAGGTATACCTGATAATTTTTCCTTCCCTACTTTGCAAGGCATCCGGGCAGAATACGAGCGTTCCTTTACTACGTTGCGTATCGAGAGAGACATATTTGAAGGAAGGCCGTTCTTGGTGTCCAGAATCGGACGttgtgtattataataatacggAGGAGACTCTCGAGGATCTACCGTTGTCCTCCGACAAGAAGAACTCAGTGCAAGTCCAACCCCAAAGGATGCAGTTGCGTCTCAGGCGAG GAGAGGAACATCGCCTGACGCTGAGATACAGCCAAGCCGAGGATTACCCCGTGGATTTGTATTATCTCATGGATTTGTCTGCATCCATGGAGCCGTACAGAAATGATCTGTCGGAACTCGGATCGCTATTGGCGGAGACCATGCTAAACCTCACGTCGAATTTCCGCATCGGTTTCGGCAGTTTCGTAGACAAGGTCATTTTACCGATGACTAACACGCAGCCTGATAA atTGGAGTCTCCCTGCACGTTGGACATTGGAAAATGTGCACCACcctacaattataaaaatcagatGCCTCTTACAGAGAATGTCACTCTATTTAAG GACCAGGTACAAGCGGCGCCGATATCGGGCAATTTGGACGGTCCCGAAGGCGGGCTGGACGCGATGATGCAGGTCATGGTATGCACCAAGAAAATCGGCTGGCGCCAAAAAGCACGTCACCTTATCGTGTTCTCGACCGACGCGGTGTTCCATATCGCCGGCGACGGTAAA CTTGCAGGGATAATCGAGCCGAATGACTGCTTATGCCACTTGGACGAGAGCGGATTTTACTCTCACTCACTTCTACAGGATTACCCGTCGATCTCCCAG CTGAACAGAAAAGCGCGTGAATACGACATGAGCATTATATTCGCCGTGCCTGATCACAAGAATGGAACCTATCAGCGATTGAGTCGGCGTATCAGTGGATCGTCCACAGGAACTTTGAGAAAAGACTCGAAAAACGTTGCCGACTTAGTGAAGAAGGAGTATGAa AAATTAGTGGACTCGGTGGTGCTGATTGACACGGCACCAAAGGTGCTcgacattaaatatttctctcgaTGTTTGAACAAGACGGGAGAATTGTTAGAACGGCGGCAATGCGATGGAATTCGTACAGGCAATGTTATCGAGTTTGAAATCGTGCTCAAG GTTGTGGAATGTCCCAAGGATCCGAAGGATTGGCGTCAAACCGTGGAGATCAAACCCCGTGGCTTGAACGAGAGCTTGATCATCGATTTGGAGATGATCTGCGATTGCCCGTGTGAGAGACAAGGACATCCG GGATTTCGACCAAACGCTACGGAGTGCAAGGAGAGTGGCACGTCCATGTGCGGCATTTGTTCCTGCAATCCTGGTTTTTACGGCAAGCAGTGCGAGTGCGAGGGGAATGAGATGGGCGCCGGAAACTTGATCTCGATGGCCGACTGCAAACCAGACAATCAGACCACCGAGATCTGCAGCGGCCGCGGCACATGCAAGTGCGGCGTCTGCGACTGCGACAAACGGCCGCACAATCCGCAGGAAATGTTCTACGGCAAGTATTGCGAGTGCGACAACTTCTCGTGCAAACGCAGCGGTGGCCAG CTCTGCGGCGGACGCGGCAAGTGCGAGTGCGGTACCTGCAATTGCCTGCCGGAATGGAGTGGCGAAACGTGCGACTGTAAGGAGACCAACAGCACGTGCATGCCGCCGGGCGGAAACGCTGAAATTTGCAGCGGACGCGGTCGCTGCATCTGCGGTAATTGCCATTGCCAAGAACTGCAAAACATCCGATACTCTGGACAATACTGCGAGGAGTGCCCT TTGTGTCCAGGACAACGATGCGAAGAGCTGAAGAATTGCGTGGAGTGTACGGTGCACAAGACAGGACCGTACGCAAATAACGGCAAGTGCGTGTGCGTACACGAAATCGAAACG GTCGACGTTGTCGAAGAAGATCCTGTGAAAGACGAGCAGACTGGCGCCCGCATATGTCGAACACCCGGTGATGCAGGTTGCACGTTCGTctttaaatatcaatatcacAGAGAAGGTACAGGCGGAGATATCAAAATCTTCAAGATCCAAGCGGAGAAGGAGAAAACCTGTCCGAAGCCCATCAACGTTTTTG GTGTTGCGCTGGGCGTCGTCGTCAGCACCGTAATCATCGGTTTCCTGATTCTCCTCATTTGGAAGATCGTCACGATGATCCACGACAGGAGAGAATACGTCAGGTTTGAGAAGGAGCGCGCCCTCGCCAAATGGGACAGG GGGGAGAATCCACTTTACAAACAAGCGACGTCGACTTTCTCTAATCCGACATTCGACAGAAATACTTAG